The window CTGCCGACGCTGCCGACCGGCAAGGCGCCCGCTCCGCCACGGAAGCGCGCGCCCAGGCGCTGATCCGCGGCATGAACGTCGACCTCTTCGACTTCGCGCTGCCAGCGGAGCGGATCGCGTTGCGCCCGGCGTCCCCGCGCGATGCGGCGCGGATGCTGGTGGTGACGCCCGGCGGCGTGTCCGACCGTCACGTCGGCGACCTGCCGTCTCAGCTGCGCAGGGGCGACCTGCTGGTGTTCAACGATACCCGCGTCATTCCGGCGCAGCTGGAGGGGACGCGCGGCGACGCCCGCATCGGCGCGACGCTCCACAAGCGCGAAGGGCCGCGCCGCTGGCGCGCCTTCATCCGCAACGGGCGCCGCCTCCGCCCCGGCGATGCGATCGATTTCGGTCGCGAGGTGAGCGCGATGGCGCTCGACCGCGGCGACGATGGCAGCTGGGCGCTCGAGTTCGCGGGCGACGATCCGGTCGAGCTGCTGCTGGAGCGCGCCGGGCGAATGCCGCTGCCGCCCTATATCGCGGGCAAGCGCGCGACCGACGCGCGCGATGCCGACGATTACCAGACCATGTTCGCGAGCGAGCCCGGTGCGGTCGCCGCCCCGACCGCGGCGCTCCACTTCACGCCGGCGCTGATGGCGGCGCTGGCGGCGGAGGGGATCGACCATGCGACGCTGACGCTGCACGTGGGGGCGGGAACGTTTTTGCCGGTCAAGGCGGAGGATACCGCGGACCACCGCATGCACGCCGAATGGGGCCGTATCGACGCCGCGACGGCCGAGCGTCTCAACGCGACCCGGGCCGCGGGTGGCCGGCTCGTCGCGGTGGGCACGACGTCGCTGCGGCTGATCGAGAGCGCCACCGGCGAGGACGGCGTCGTGCGGCCGTTCGATGGCGATACCGCGATCTTCATCACCCCTGGCTACCGCTTCCGCGGCATCGACGGGCTGATGACGAACTTCCACCTGCCGCGGTCGACGCTGTTCATGCTGGTCTCCGCGCTGATGGGGCTGGACGCGATGCAGGCGGCGTACGCGCATGCCATCGCGGAGGGATACCGCTTCTACTCCTACGGCGACGCGTCGCTGCTGCTGCCGTAGGGGGAGCGGCGCCGTCCGGCGACGCTCCCGCCCGGTTCAGCGGCTGCACGCGCGCGGATTGTCGGTGCGGGCGACGGCATTGCCCGCCAGCGCACCGGCGCCCGCACCGATCACCGTCCCCAGCGTGCGGTCCCCGCGACGGTCGATCGTCCGGCCCAGCAGGCCACCCGCGATCGCGCCGACCACCGTGCCGACGGTGCCGTCCTGGCACCGGCGGTCGCGGTAGCGATAGCGCGCATCGCGGTCGTCGCCGCGGCGGTCGTATTCGGCATAGCGCGGGCCGCGGTTCCAGCCATCGCGATAGGCGCGGTCGTGATCGCGGTAGCCGTCATCGTCATAGCCGCGCGCATCGTAGCGGTCGCCGTAATAATAATCCTGCGCCTGCGCCGCGACCGGCATCATGGCGGTGGTCGCCAGTGCCATCGATCCCAGGGCGATCGACATCGACTTCAGCATGTTCGTGCTCCACCATACGCAGCGTGGCACCACCGCCACGACCCGCCGGTGGTAGAAGCCGTTGCGTGAGCGGGTTCTGAATACCCCGTTATCACGCGTTCAGGGACGCATCCGCCAGCCGTCGCGCCTGCGCGTAGAGCAGCGTCGCCAGCCCGGCGAACACCGCGATGCCGAGCAGCAACGGCGCGACGCCCGCGCCGGAGAACAGCGCGAGCGGCGCGTCGGTGCCCGCCTCGTAGACGATGCCGGCGAAGACGACGTTCCACAGGCTTTCGCCCACGATCATCCCCGTCGCGGTCAGCACGCCGAGCCGCCGGGCACTTTCCGCATCGCGGCGGCGGTCGGCCCAGCGGTCGTAGAGATGCCCGACGACCGCACCGACGACGACGGTCAGCGTCGCCGCCATCGGCAGGTAGATGCCGAGCCCGACCCCCAGCGGCGGCAGCCGCATCCGCCCTGCGCGGCCCAGCGCCTCGTCCGCCACGATCGCCAGCGCGCCCACCGCCGCGCCCCAGCCGATCATCGTCCAGTTGAGATCGCCGCCCAGCACCCCCTGCGCCAGTGCGGAGATCAGCGCCGCCTGCGGTGCGGGCAGCGCATTGGGCCCGGCGCCCGGCATCCCGGCAAAGCCGAAGGACGTGTAGAGAAGCTGCATCACCGGCGGGACGACCAGCGAGCCGAAGCCGACGCCGATCACCAGCGCGACCTGTTGCTTCCAGGGTGTCGCACCGACCAGCTGCCCGGTCTTCAGGTCCTGGAGGTTGTCGTTCGAGATGGTCGCGATGCCGAAGACGATCCCGGTGACGATCAGCGCATAGGCGACCAGCGCCGAGGCCTGGGCCGGATCGCCCGCTGGGCGACCGAACCAGCCCACCAACATCAGCGACGAGGCGATGACCGCCAGGATGCCGATCCCCGACACGGGCGAATTCGACGCCCCGATCAACCCGGCCATATACCCGCACACCGCCGCGATCACGAGCCCGATGACGAGGATGAAGATCAGGCTGGCGGCGATCAGCAGCAGTTCCGCCCCCGCCAGCGGTCCGCCCGCGACGACATGGTGGAGCAGGATCGCGATCGGCACCAGCATCGCCAGTGCCCCGCCCGCGACGATCGCGAAGGGCAGGTCCCGCTCCTCCAGCGCCGTCGCCTCGCCCGGCGCCCTGCGGCTGCCGGCGAGCGAGGCGCGCAGGCCGCCGACGACCGGCCCCGCTATCCGCAACAGCGTCCAGATCGCGGCGACGCCGATCACGCCCGCGCCGAAGAAGCGCACGTCGTTGCGGAAGACGGTGTTGGCCCATTGCGCCACGTCGCCCGCCTGCGGCGCCGCCGCGGTCAGGATCGGCAGCACGACCCACCACCCGATCGCCACCCCCGTCAGGATCGCCATGCCGGCCGACAGCCCGATCAGGTGGCCTGCGCCCAGCAGCGCGAAGGACAGCCCGCCGACAAAGCCCGTCGCGCCGCCGCCGACGCGGAAGAAGGTCGCCGCCTCCGCCGCGACGATCCTGGTCTGGGTCAGGATCGCGAAGCCGGCGGAGGCCAGCGTGCTGGTAACGATCGCGCGCATGCCGCGCGCGCTGTCGGCACCGCCCTGTCGGCTTTCCTCGCCCACTTTCAGCACCTCGGCCGCGGCGCGTCCCTCGGGATAGGGCAGGTCGGTGTCGACCACGAGCGCGCGGCGCAGCGGCACGGAGAACATCACCCCCAGCACGCCGCCGGTCGCGGTGATCGCCGCGGTCGTGACGAAGGGGAAGCCCTGCCAATAGCCGACCATGACCAGTCCGGGCAGCACGAAGATGATCGCCGCGAGCGTCCCGGCGGCGGAGGCCACCGTCTGGACGATGTTGTTTTCCAGGATCGACGAGCCGCGAAACGCGCGCAGCACCGCCATTGAGATCACCGCCGCGGGGATGGACGTGGCGAAGGTCAGCCCGATCTTCAGCCCCAGATAGACGTTGGCGGCGGTGAACAGCAGCGTGATCGCCCCGCCCAGCAGGATGCCGCGCAGCGTCAGTTCGGCGGGGGAGGCGGATGGTCGCGAAGCAATAGGGGTGGACATGCCGCGAGCGTGGCACAGTTGCGCCGGGGCGGGAAGCGGGAGGATATCGATCCAGGAAGCTGGGCCGGGGGGAGCGAATCCGGCGTCGCTCACCCCCGTCTGGCCGCTATGGCCGGTCCTACCGGCGACATCCCATCCTGCGCGCTGATCTGTTTTCGGGTGCGAGCGAATGGTCGATAGACCAGCGCGGGACCAAAAAAAAGGCCGGGCAGGGCCCGGCCGAAAAGTTTTTAGGAGAGGATGCCTGAAAGGCACACTCCTTGTGCATCGCAGCACGTTTCTGTGCAAGTGCAATATGCATCGATTGCGGATGCAAAGCGTGCAACTGTATCGATCCGGGCCCATCTCGACACATGATGGCGAACCGCCTAACCGGGCCGCCTGACAGGAGGCGGGAATGGCGGACGCGTTGCGGGTGGCTTTGGCAGGGCTGGGGACGGTGGGCGGCGGCGTCATCCGCGTGCTGGACGCCAATCGCGACCTGATCGCGCGCCGTGCGGGCCGCCCGATCGAGGTCGTCGCGGTGTCCGCGCGCGATCGCGCCAAGGACCGCGGCGTCGATCTGACGCGTTTCGACTGGATCGACGATACCGCGTCGATGGCGGACGTCGATGCCGATGTCGTGGTCGAGCTGATCGGCGGATCCGATGGTCCCGCGCTCGCGCTGGCGCGTCGCACGCTGGCATCGGGCAAGGGGCTGGTCACCGCGAACAAGGCGCTGCTCGCGCATCACGGGCTGGAGCTGGCGCGCGTCGCCGAGGCCAACCGGGCGCCGCTGAAGTTCGAGGCCGCGGTGGCGGGCGGTATCCCGGTCATCAAGGGGCTGCGCGACGGTGCGGCGGCGAACGTGATCGCGCGCGTCTACGGCATCCTGAACGGCACCTGCAATTTCATCCTGTCGAAGATGGAGGCGGAGGGGCGCGACTTCGCCGAGGTTCTGGCGGAGGCGCAGGCCCTCGGCTTCGCGGAGGCCGATCCGTCGTTCGACATCGATGGCGTCGATGCCGCGCACAAGCTGTCGATCCTGGCGAGCGTCGCGTTCGGCACGGCACCCGCGTTCGGCGAGGTCGCGATCTCGGGCATCCGCCATCTGCTGGCGGCGGACATCGCGGAGGCGGCGGCGCTCGGCTATCGGATCCGCCTGGTCGGCGTGGCCGAAGCGGGGGCAGCCGGCCTGCTGCAGCGCGTCCACGGTCATCTGGTGCCGACCGACCATCCGCTGGCGAACGTGACCGGCCCGACCAACGCGGTGGTGGCGGAGGGCGACTTCGTCGGCCGGCTGCTGTTCCAGGGCGCGGGTGCAGGCGAGGGGCCGACCGCCAGCGCGGTGATCGCCGACCTGATCGACATCGCCCGCGGAGAATTCGGCGCTCCCTATGCCATGCCGGCGGATGCGCTGGCGCCCGCGAACAAGGCGGATGGCGGCGAACGGCGCGGCCGTGCGTATCTGCGCTTCGCGGTGCCCGACCGCGTCGGCGTGCTGGCGGAACTGGCGGCGGCGATGCGCGATGCCGGCGTGTCGATCGAGAGCCTGATCCAGCGCGGCGCGCAGTCCGACGGCAACGTCCTGGTCGTGATCGTCACGCACGAGGGGCCGGAGCGCTGCGTCGCGGGTGCGCTGGAGCGGCTGCGCGGGTCGCAGAGCGTGATCGGCGAGCCGATGTGGATGCCGATCCTCGCCTGATCCCGGGCGGTCGTGTCAGGGGGAAACGCGCCCGGTCATGACGGGATCGTCGATCGGAATGGCGACGCGGTTGCCCTTGTCGGGACGGCGGCGGAAGAGCTTCGCCGCGCCTTTCCCGGCGTCGACCACCAGCCGGCCGGTGCTGGTGCCTTCGCCGGGGTCCTCGCAACAGCTGCCGGGCGCGACCAGCCGCTGGACGCCGCGAATGAGCACGGTCCCCATCCCCAGAATGTCGACGCCGGTCTGACAACCGCGCGCGACCGTGGCGCAGGGCGTGTTTTCGGCCGCGAGCGCGCCAGTGCCCGTCATGCTGCGGTTGACCGGAACGGCATCGGGGGAGATCGCCTCGTCCGGTAAGGGAAGCGACTGCGCCGGCAGCGGATCCGCGCACACCACGATCTCGTCATCCGCACGCTGCCGCGTACAGGGCTGGTTCGCCACCGGCGCCAGGATCGAGAAACGTGCCGGCACTGGCGGAGCGTGAGCGGTTGCCGCCTGCAACAGGATCGCCGCGAGCATCATCGCGTCAACCTGCCCGCAGGCGGGAGGGCCGTCAACGCTACGGCTTCAGCGCGGCGTCGTCGCGGTCGTCGAGGTCGCCATCCTCCGCGACGGCATCGTCGTCGAAATCTTCCTGCAACTCGTCCTCGGCGACATCGGCTTCGTCCTGTTCGACGGTCGCGTCGGTCACGCCGGTTTCGGTATCGGTCAGGTCGAGCTCGTCCTCGCTCTCCTGTTCGTCATCCTCGCCCATGTCGGGATCGAGGTCGACGATGATCGTCCCGTCGCTCGGCCCGTCGCGGGTCGCCTCCAGGATTTCGGCGCGCTGGCTCTCGTCATAGCCGTCCTCGTCGTAACCGTCGTCGCCCGAACCATGGCCATGGATATGCTGACCGCCCATGATGAACCTCCTGCTGGGTGGGCGAGGAACGGCAGACCGACGCGCGCGGTTCCGTGGCGCGGCTGGCGCACCGCGTGCGGAACCCCTATCTGTCGGGCGACAGTGAACAGGATCGCATGATGCTCGATTCCCCCGCCGCCCAGGTTCCGACGCTGAGCCTGAAGGATCAGGACAGCGACCCCGACGCCTTCGCGGCGGCGCTCGGCGGGTCGTTCGAACGCTTCGGTTTCGCGATCGTCGCCGATCACGGCGTGCCGCAGCCCCTGATCGACCGCGCGTGGCGGGAAACGGCCGAGCTGTTCGCGCTGCCGGAAGAGGAGAAGCGCGGCTATCATGTCGCCGGGGGCGGCGGCGCGCGCGGCTACACACCGTTCAAGACCGAAATCGCCAAGGACGCACGCCACGTCGACCTGAAGGAATTCTGGCACGTCGGCCGCGAAC of the Sphingomonas adhaesiva genome contains:
- a CDS encoding homoserine dehydrogenase, which translates into the protein MADALRVALAGLGTVGGGVIRVLDANRDLIARRAGRPIEVVAVSARDRAKDRGVDLTRFDWIDDTASMADVDADVVVELIGGSDGPALALARRTLASGKGLVTANKALLAHHGLELARVAEANRAPLKFEAAVAGGIPVIKGLRDGAAANVIARVYGILNGTCNFILSKMEAEGRDFAEVLAEAQALGFAEADPSFDIDGVDAAHKLSILASVAFGTAPAFGEVAISGIRHLLAADIAEAAALGYRIRLVGVAEAGAAGLLQRVHGHLVPTDHPLANVTGPTNAVVAEGDFVGRLLFQGAGAGEGPTASAVIADLIDIARGEFGAPYAMPADALAPANKADGGERRGRAYLRFAVPDRVGVLAELAAAMRDAGVSIESLIQRGAQSDGNVLVVIVTHEGPERCVAGALERLRGSQSVIGEPMWMPILA
- a CDS encoding DNA primase is translated as MGGQHIHGHGSGDDGYDEDGYDESQRAEILEATRDGPSDGTIIVDLDPDMGEDDEQESEDELDLTDTETGVTDATVEQDEADVAEDELQEDFDDDAVAEDGDLDDRDDAALKP
- the queA gene encoding tRNA preQ1(34) S-adenosylmethionine ribosyltransferase-isomerase QueA, which translates into the protein MNVDLFDFALPAERIALRPASPRDAARMLVVTPGGVSDRHVGDLPSQLRRGDLLVFNDTRVIPAQLEGTRGDARIGATLHKREGPRRWRAFIRNGRRLRPGDAIDFGREVSAMALDRGDDGSWALEFAGDDPVELLLERAGRMPLPPYIAGKRATDARDADDYQTMFASEPGAVAAPTAALHFTPALMAALAAEGIDHATLTLHVGAGTFLPVKAEDTADHRMHAEWGRIDAATAERLNATRAAGGRLVAVGTTSLRLIESATGEDGVVRPFDGDTAIFITPGYRFRGIDGLMTNFHLPRSTLFMLVSALMGLDAMQAAYAHAIAEGYRFYSYGDASLLLP
- a CDS encoding glycine zipper 2TM domain-containing protein — protein: MLKSMSIALGSMALATTAMMPVAAQAQDYYYGDRYDARGYDDDGYRDHDRAYRDGWNRGPRYAEYDRRGDDRDARYRYRDRRCQDGTVGTVVGAIAGGLLGRTIDRRGDRTLGTVIGAGAGALAGNAVARTDNPRACSR
- a CDS encoding OPT family oligopeptide transporter, coding for MSTPIASRPSASPAELTLRGILLGGAITLLFTAANVYLGLKIGLTFATSIPAAVISMAVLRAFRGSSILENNIVQTVASAAGTLAAIIFVLPGLVMVGYWQGFPFVTTAAITATGGVLGVMFSVPLRRALVVDTDLPYPEGRAAAEVLKVGEESRQGGADSARGMRAIVTSTLASAGFAILTQTRIVAAEAATFFRVGGGATGFVGGLSFALLGAGHLIGLSAGMAILTGVAIGWWVVLPILTAAAPQAGDVAQWANTVFRNDVRFFGAGVIGVAAIWTLLRIAGPVVGGLRASLAGSRRAPGEATALEERDLPFAIVAGGALAMLVPIAILLHHVVAGGPLAGAELLLIAASLIFILVIGLVIAAVCGYMAGLIGASNSPVSGIGILAVIASSLMLVGWFGRPAGDPAQASALVAYALIVTGIVFGIATISNDNLQDLKTGQLVGATPWKQQVALVIGVGFGSLVVPPVMQLLYTSFGFAGMPGAGPNALPAPQAALISALAQGVLGGDLNWTMIGWGAAVGALAIVADEALGRAGRMRLPPLGVGLGIYLPMAATLTVVVGAVVGHLYDRWADRRRDAESARRLGVLTATGMIVGESLWNVVFAGIVYEAGTDAPLALFSGAGVAPLLLGIAVFAGLATLLYAQARRLADASLNA